The genomic stretch CCGGAATCGGGGTGGATGCGCGAGAAGTCGATCCCCTGCGCCGCGACCATCAGTTCGATCGCGAGCACCGTTTCGGTGTTGCGTAACACCTGCCACGCTTTGTGCGCGCTGATCGATCCCATGCTGTTGTGGTCCTCCTGATTCGCCGAGGTCGGGATCGAATCGACGCTGGCAGGATGGGCCAGGACTTTGTTCTCCGAAACCATCGAGGCCGCGGTGTATTGTGCGATCATGAGGCCGGAGTGGAGCCCTCCGTTTTCGCTCAGGAAGCGGGGGAGCCCGCTCAGCGAGCCGTTGACCATCCTCTCGATCCTGCGCTCGGAGATGCTCGCCAGTTCCGCGAGTGCGATCGCGAGAAAATCGAGAGCGAGGGCGAGCGGTTGGCCGTGAAAGTTCCCGCCTTCGAGATGCGTTTTCCCGCGGGGGAAGATCAGCGGGTTGTCCGTCGCGGAGTTGATCTCGATCGATACCACATCGTAGACATATCGGATCGCGTCGCGGGACGCGCCGTGAACCTGGGGCATGCAGCGGATCGAATAGGCGTCCTGCACCCTCGGGTCGTCATGCCTGTGCGATTCGCGAATGGCGCTGTGTTTCATCAGACGCCGGAGGTTTGCCGCGCTGGCGGCCTGTCCCTTGTAGGGGCGGAGCGCATGGATCCTCGGATCGAAAGCCGTGTCCGTTCCCTTGAGCGCTTCCACGCTCATCGCTCCCGCGATGTCGGCGATCTTGCAGAGAGACCGCGCTTCGTGCACCAGGTGCACGCCGTAGGCGGCCATCATTTGCGTCCCGTTGACGAGTGCGAGCCCTTCCTTCGCCCCCAGTCTCAGCGGTTTCAGTCCGAGCTTGCGAAGCGCAAGACCGGAATCCATGACGGCATTTTTATACCACACCCTCCCCTGACCGAGCAACGTCAGGACGAGGTGGGCAAGCGGGGCGAGGTCGCCGCTCGATCCCACGGAGCCTTTCGAGGGGATGATGGGAATGATTCCGGCGTTGAATACTTTCCGGAAGAAGTCCATCGTTTCGAGGCGAATGCCCGAGTACCCTTTTGCGAGCGCGTTCAGGCGGAGAATCGTCATCGCCCGCACCACTTCGTACGGCAGAGGCTCTCCGGCCCCCGCGGCGTGGCTGACGATCAGGTTTGTCTGCAACTCTTCGAGATGATCGGCGCTGATCCGGACATTGCTCAGCTCTCCGAAGCCGGTGGTCACCCCGTATATCGATTCGCCGCGGCGAACCCAGTCTTCCACGAGCTCGCGGGACGCCCGCATGCGCCGCTTCGAGGATTCGGAGTAGGAAATCCTTGAAACGTCTCTGGAACAACGATAGACATCTTCGACGGTGAGGCTGTTTCCGTCGAGAACGAGGGGTCGCATGGGGTATTTTGTGAAAAATCTGACCGAATTTACGAAGAACCCGCCTGAGATGCAACGGATTTGAACTTCTGCGGCTTCTTGCCTATCTTTACGCTTCCTCCACATCAAGAGGTAGATCATCATGAACCCTGGAAAGATAAGGGAATCCGTTCTCCTGGTCGCGGCCATCGTTCTCACCCTCTCCGGTCTGATCCTGGGCCTGATCCTGTCGGGGGGCGGATGTAAGAGCGACGATACCACCACGGCGCCTCCGGTGGTCACTCCTATTCACGACGATTTATTCCCTCTCGCCGCCGACCGCAGATTCGAATACACCGGCTTCCTGGTCTACCCGAACACCGTCGACTCCGCCATCACTTCTTCGGTCGGATCCTATCTGGGCATCTGGACCGTTCTGCCCGGGCCTTCGGGAACCTGGCTGATCCGCGATTCCACAACCGTGGAGGGGATTACATCGGTGCGATTCTTCCAGATCAAGAAGGACTCCGCCTCCGGGGATCTCTCCTTCCGCCAGACGCTCGGTCCCTTCTACCGGGCGATCGGAGCAACCTATTCGGATACGCTTGCCTGGATCGAACTCGCAAAGCCCAGCGTGGGCGTCGGTGCCCAATGGTCCGCCTTCGATACGACCGTGGTGGGACACATGGGAGGCCTCACCGGTGATGTGCGTCTTCAGATTTTCGGGAAGATTGAAGGTCAGGTTTCAATCACGGACAGCTCTGCCGCTCACGTGGTCTATCCCCATGCGTACAGGATACGAACCTGGCGGAAAATCATTGCCGGCGGATTCGTGGTGCAAGACGATGCGACCACGGCGAAACTCTGGCTTGTGGCGGACGTCGGGCCGGTCCAGGTGAACATATCCGGCGATACCGAGAACTACGGGCTCTTCCGCGTTCTGACGAGCAGAAATTTCTAAGCTGTCATCCTGAGCACATTCGCTTCGCTCAGTGTGAACTCCGCGAAGGATCTCACACGCCGTCTGAACCGAATAGACAGATTCTTCGTCGCTTCGCGAATCAGAATGACAACCGTGGCAGGATCGTGATCTTCGTTCTCCTTCTGCTGCTTGCCTCGGGGCCTCTCCTCGCGCAGCAACCGTTCACATCCAACCCAACGGGCGGGGGCATGGTGCAGGGTACGATCCGGAACGCCGGCACCGAAGACCCGATCCAGGATGCGAACATCCGTATCCAGGGAACCACCCTGGGCGCCGTCAGCGACAGCGAAGGGAGATTCTCCATCCCCAATGTTCCCCCCTCCACATACACAATCACCGCATCGGCAATAGGTTACCTCACCGTGGATGTTTCCGGAGTGACGGTGCGCGCGCAAGAGACCGCGACGTGTGCGATCGAACTGAAGGAGGCAAGCGTTCAGGTCGGCGAGGTGGTCGTCTATGGAGCTTCCTTCCGCAGGGAACGGATTACCGACGCGCCGGCGGCGGTTTCAGCCATGGAGGCAGGCGACATTCAGCTTAACTCGGGCCAGGGACAGGTCCCGAAACTGCTCGAGCGCCTTCCCGGCGTGGATATCGCTCAAAACGGGCTTTTTGATTTTAACATCAACACTCGTGGATTCAACAGCTCGCTCACTCGCCGCCTGCTGGTTCTCCTCGATGGACGCGATCTGGCTATCGTTTTCCTCGGGTCACAGGAATGGAACGGGCTCTCCGTCCCCGTGGAACAGCTGGGCCGTCTCGAACTTGTGCGCGGCCCCGGATCCGCCCTCTACGGTGCAAATGCGTTCAACGGGGTGCTGAACATCGTCACGCCTTCGCCGAAACAAAGCGCCGGCACAAGACTCACGCTGGCCGGCGGCGAACTCAACACCGTCCGGGCCGATCTCCAGCATGCGGGCGTCTCGGGGAGATGGGGATACAAAGTGAATATCGGGCGCTCACAGGGAGACACCTGGAGCGTACCGCGAGACGCGTCGCAGCAGCATCCGTTCGAGTATGACGGATTTAATCCGTTTCTGAATCTGGAGGTCCGGCGGCTCAACACCGATCCGGTCAGGTCGACATACGGATCCGCCCGGGTCGACTACGATGCCGGCAGCGGAGCCCTCGCGGTCGTCGAAGGCGGACTCGCTCAGGTGGAGAACGAGGTCTTCATCACCGGCATCGGCAGGGTGCAGGTGACTCGCGCGCTCAGGCCGTGGGGCAGGGCCAGTTACTCCGACGACCATTCCAGCGTCCAGGTTTGGGCGAGCGGCCGGGATTCCCGGGAGCCGCAATATTCCCTCTCGACGGGATTGCCTCTGGAGGAAACGTCGCTGACAGTTCAGGGGGATTATCAGTACCACACTTCCGCGATGGAGGAGCGCCTCTTCCTGACGACGGGACTTTCTTACAGGTACCAGACGGTCGACACCCGCGGAACACTCATGCTCGATCAACACAAGGATAATTTGACCGGCATCTACGGGCAGCTTGAGTACCGCTTCTCCGACCAATTGAAAGCTCTTGCGGCTTCGCGCTGGGACCGGAGCACGCTTCACGAGAGCCAGTTCTCTCCCAAGGTGGCGCTCGTCTGGTCTCCCGAGCGCGAGCACAGTTTTCGCGTCACGTACAACCGGGCGTTTCAAGAGCCGGCCTATTCCGAACTGTTTCTCCATGTCCTCGACCCCGCCCAACCCCTCGCCTATCTCGGGAACGATCATCTGACGGTCGAACAGATCAGGGGCTACGAGTTCGGTTACAAGGGAACGTTTCGTAATGCGATCTACGCAACGGTCGACGGGTACTACAATCAATTGAGCGATTTCATCACCGATCTCGCACCGGGCGTGAATCCCGCGTATCACGGCCAGGAAAATATCGGGAGCAAGCTTCGGACAGTCTGGTCGTACGGCAATGCGGGAAAAGTAAACGAGAAGGGGTTCGAGCTCGGGTTGAATTACACTCTTTCGGAGTCCTGGAATATCGATGCGAACTATTCGCTTTTCGATTTTGATGTAGAGGAAGAGAACGCGAACAGCCCGCTTCTTCCGAATACTCCTCAGTACAAGTTGAACGGGGGGATCACCTATAAGGGGGGATCGGGTTTGCAGGTTGGGGTGACGGCGAAATACGTCCCGTCATTCGATTGGTCGGCGGGCATCTTTCAGGGAAGGGTCCTCGCCTACACGGTGGTGAATCTTGCCGCGCGGTACGCGCTCTCTCAGAATATCACTCTCGGCCTCGATGTTTCAAACCTGCTGGACAGGGAGCACTACGAGATCTTCGGCGGATCGCTTCTGAAAAGGCGCGCGATCGGGACGGTGACGATCACCCTGTAGCGGTTACTTCTTCTTCCCTTTTTTCTCCGGCTTCTTGTCGCCCTTCCGTTTCGCGGCAGGCCCCTTCGCCGGTTTTCCTCCTGCGGTCTCCTTCTTCGGCTTCTCCCCCGCTGGCCCCCCGGATTCGAAGAGAGATTCCTGGGGTTTTTCTCCGGTCTCCGTCTTGACGGCCTCGGCCTTGCCCGGCCCGGCGGCCGGAGTTTCTTTCGGCTCTTCCTTTTCCTCCTCGGAAGGAACCACGGCCAGGTCGCCGACCTGATCTCCGGCTTCCAGACGGATCAACCTGACGCCCTGTGTGATGCGTCCGGCCATCCGTATCTCCTTCGCCGGTTGGCGAATGACGACGCCTTTGGATGTGACAACCACGATGTCGTCGTTCTCGAGCACTTCCTTGATGCCTACCAGCTTTCCGGTCTTATCCGTGACCCGCAACGTGAGCACCCCCTTGATACCGCGGTGACTCACGCGGTATTCGTCGAGTTCGCTCCGTTTGCCGAATCCGTGTTCCGCCACGACGAGAATCGAGGTCTTGCGACGGGAGATTGCGACCGCGCCGATCACCTTGTCCCCCTTGCCGAGCGTAATCGCGCGCACGCCCGAGGCGGAGCGTCCCATCGGGCGCGCTTCCGTCTCCGGGAACCGGACCGCCATCCCGTTGTGCGTTCCGACGATGATATCCATGGTGCCGTCCGTGAGCTTCACGTCCTTGACGATGTCGTCTTTTCGCATGCTGATCGCCGTGATGCCGGTTCGGCGCACGTTTCCGAATTCCGAAAGCGCCGTTTTCTTGATGACGCCATTTCCGGTCACCATCGCGACAAAGTGTTTTTCGTCGAACTCCTGCACCGGGACGATCGCCGCGATATTCTCTCCCACCTGCTTTGCGATCAGGTTGACGATCGACTTCCCCCGCGACGCCCGGCCCGCTTCCGGAATTTCATGGACCTTCAGCCAGTAGCACCGGCCCTTGTCGGTGAAGAAGAGGATATAGTTGTGCGTGGAGGCGACGAACATGTGTTCGATAAAATCGTCCTCCTTGGTGGTCGCCCCCGTGACTCCCCGTCCGCCGCGGCCCTGGCGCCGGTATCCCGAAACGGGAACGCGCTTGATAAAACCGCCGTGGCTGATCGTGATCACGACGTTCTCCTCGGCGATCATGTCCTCGACGCTGAACTCCTCGGCCTTGTACACGATCTCTGTGCGGCGCTCGTCGCCGTACTTTTTCTTGATCTCAAGAAGCTCGTCCTTGATCATCTGCATCTGGAGTTTCTTGCTCGCGAGGATCGCCTTCAGCCGCTCGATGAGCTTGATCGTCTCCTTGTACTCGTCCTCGATCTTCTTGCGCTCGAGTCCGGTGAGGCGCTGCAGGCGCATGTCGAGGATCGCCTTCGACTGGATCTCGGAGAGCTTGAACCTCTTCATCAGCCCTTCCTGGGCCGTCGGGACGTCCTTCGACTTCTTGATCAGCTTGATGATCTCGTCGATGTTGTCCAGCGCGATGATATACCCTTCGAGGATATGCGCGCGCTTCTCCGCTTCGCTCAGCTCGTACTTTGCGCGGCGGACGATGATATCGTTCCGGTGTTTGATGAAGTGGTCGATCATCTCCCGCAGCTTGAGCTCCACGGGCCGGCCGCCCACAAGCGCAAGCATGATGATGCCGAACGTCGTCTGCATCTGCGTGTGCTTGTAGAGATTGTTGAGCACGACCGGAGCGTTCGCGTCCCGCTTCAACTCGATGACGACCCGCAGCCCGTCCCGGTCCGATTCGTCCCTGATATCGGAGATGTCCTCGATCTTTTTGTCCCGCACGAGCTCAGCGATCTTCGAGATGAGCCCGGACTTGTTGACCTGGTACGGGATCTCGGTGACCACGATCGACTGGCGGTCCGCGCGCCCCGTTTCGATGTTGGCCTTCGCCCGGACGATGATCCTTCCGCGGCCGGTCTTGTAGGCTTGTTTGACTCCCTCATATCCGTAGATGATGCCGCCCGTCGGGAAGTCGGGGGCCTTGATGATCTTCAGGAGTTTCTCGTCGGTGAGCTCCGGGTTGTCGATGATGGCGACGCAGCCGTCGACGACTTCCGTCAGGTTGTGCGGGGGAATGTTCGTCGTCATTCCGACGGCGATGCCGGAGGTTCCGTTCACGAGCAGGTTCGGGATGAGAGCCGGAAGGACGGTCGGTTCTTTGAGCGAATCGTCGAAGTTCGGGACAAAATCGACCGTGTTCTTATCGAGATCCCTGAGCATTTCCTCGGCGATGCGCGAGAGACGGACTTCGGTGTACCTCATCGCCGCGGGTGAATCTCCGTCGACGGATCCGAAGTTCCCCTGTCCGTCGACCAGCGGATAGCGGAGGGAAAAGTCCTGCGCCATCCGGACCATCGTGTCGTAGACCGCGGAGTCGCCGTGCGGATGGTACTTGCCGAGCACTTCGCCGACGATGCGCGCGCTTTTCTTATAGGCGCGGTTGCTCGCAAGTCCGAGTTCCTGCATGCCGAAGAGAACGCGGCGGTGAACGGGTTTCAACCCGTCCCGCACGTCGGGGAGCGCACGCGCAACGATCACGCTCATCGCGTAATCGATGTACGACCCCTTCATTTCTTCTTCAATATCGACAGGAACTATTTTTTCGTTGCCGTTAGCCATTCTATTGCCCTAAAGTCGTTGATTCGTTATGACATTCGATGCCTCGGCCTTGGTAGGCGCAGGCTTTAGCCTGCGTTACACGGCACGCGACCTGAAGGTCGCGCCTACCGATCCCTTGGGCCTGGTAGCCGCAGCCTTTAGGCTGCGGTCTTTTTCCCGCCATGGCACAGCTCCTCGATCAAAAACCCGCAAGCTAAAGCTTGCGGCTACCGATACCCCGGCCGCGGAGCGGTCTTTTGGATCATCACACATCCAGATTCCTTACATACTTCGCATTCTTCTCGATGAACGCGCGCCGGGGCTCCACCTCGTCCCCCATCAGGATGGAAAATGTGCGGTCCGCATCGGCCGCATTTTCGATCGAAACCTGGAGCACCGTTCGCGTGTCCGGGTTCATGGTGGTGCTCCAGAGCTGTTCCGGGTTCATCTCCCCGAGGCCTTTGAACCGGGAGATCGTAATGCCGCTAGTCTGAAGGACGGCCCCCTCCTCGGAGACGGTTTCCACCGTTTCCTCTTCCTGCCCCGGCGGCTCCGGTTTGTCGCCGTTTTTCTTCTTGTCCGCCTTGAACCGCTTCAGGATTTCCTCCCGCTCATCCTCGTCGAACGCGTAGAGTTCCTGCTTCCCCTTCTTGACCTTGTAGAGCGGGGGCTGGGCGATGTAGACGTGTCCGAGCTCGATGATCTGTTTCATATACCGGAAGAAAAGCGTCAGGAGGAGCGTCCGGATGTGGGAGCCGTCGACGTCGGCGTCGCACATGATGATGATTTTTCCGTACCGGATCTTCGCGGGATCGAAATCCTCCCCCACTCCCGCCCCGATCGCGGTGAAGATGCACCGGATTTCCTCGTTCTCGAGGATTTTGTGAAGGCGGGCCTTCTCGACGTTCAGGATCTTTCCCTTGATCGGAAGGATCGCCTGGAATCTGCGGTCGCGCCCCTGCTTTGCGCTTCCGCCCGCGGAATCTCCTTCGACGATATACAATTCGCAGTGTTCGGGATCGTCGATCGAGCAATCGGCGAGTTTCCCGGGGAGGCTCGAAGATTCGAGCGCGCTCTTTCTGCGCGTCAGGTCGCGCGCCTTCCGGGCCGCTTCACGCGCCTCGGCGGCGCGGAGGCACTTGTCGATGAGGCGCCGGGCGTCGCCGGGATTCTCGTCGAGCCAGATCGCAAGCTGCACGCTCACGATGGTCTCCACGATTCCCCTGATCTCGCTGTTGCCGAGTTTCGTCTTGGTCTGTCCTTCGAACTGGGGTTCGGGCACCTTCACGCTGAGCACGGCCGTCAACCCTTCGCGGAAATCGTCTCCGGTGAGCTGGACGCTGTTTTCTTTCACCAGGTTGTTCTTCGAGGCGTAGGAGTTCAGGGTGCGCGTGAGCGCCGTCCGGAACCCGATCAGGTGCGTGCCGCCTTCGAGCGTGTTGATGTTGTTGACGTAGGTAAAGACGTTCTCGTTGTACTGATCGTTATACTGAAAAGCGATCTCCGCCTCGACGATCCTCCCCGCCTCGTCCTTGTCCTGCCCTTTCATGTAGACCGTTTTCTTCATGATGGGCGGCCGGGTCGCGTCGATATACTGGACGAACTCGATGATGCCGCCCTTGAAATGGAACGACTCCTCCCGTTCCTCGCCGTCCCGGAGATCCACGATCCCGAGCCTCACGCTCGGATTGAGGAAGGCCAGTTCGCGGAGCCGTTCGGCGATCGTTTCGAACTTAAACGTCCGGTTTTTGAAAATCTGGTTGTCCGGAAGGAACGAGATCTTGGTGCCGGTTTTTTTCGCATCGGTCTTGCCGGTGACTTTCACCGCGCCCTGCGGCTTGCCGCGGGCATACTTCTGATACCAGATTTTCCCGTCCCGGTAAATCTCCGCTTCCAGCCATTCGGAGAGCGCGTTGACGACGGAAACTCCGACCCCGTGCAACCCTCCGGAGACCTTGTAGGTATTCTTGTCGAATTTTCCCCCGGCGTGGAGGACCGTCATCACGACTTCCAGCG from Bacteroidota bacterium encodes the following:
- a CDS encoding TonB-dependent receptor, with amino-acid sequence MIFVLLLLLASGPLLAQQPFTSNPTGGGMVQGTIRNAGTEDPIQDANIRIQGTTLGAVSDSEGRFSIPNVPPSTYTITASAIGYLTVDVSGVTVRAQETATCAIELKEASVQVGEVVVYGASFRRERITDAPAAVSAMEAGDIQLNSGQGQVPKLLERLPGVDIAQNGLFDFNINTRGFNSSLTRRLLVLLDGRDLAIVFLGSQEWNGLSVPVEQLGRLELVRGPGSALYGANAFNGVLNIVTPSPKQSAGTRLTLAGGELNTVRADLQHAGVSGRWGYKVNIGRSQGDTWSVPRDASQQHPFEYDGFNPFLNLEVRRLNTDPVRSTYGSARVDYDAGSGALAVVEGGLAQVENEVFITGIGRVQVTRALRPWGRASYSDDHSSVQVWASGRDSREPQYSLSTGLPLEETSLTVQGDYQYHTSAMEERLFLTTGLSYRYQTVDTRGTLMLDQHKDNLTGIYGQLEYRFSDQLKALAASRWDRSTLHESQFSPKVALVWSPEREHSFRVTYNRAFQEPAYSELFLHVLDPAQPLAYLGNDHLTVEQIRGYEFGYKGTFRNAIYATVDGYYNQLSDFITDLAPGVNPAYHGQENIGSKLRTVWSYGNAGKVNEKGFELGLNYTLSESWNIDANYSLFDFDVEEENANSPLLPNTPQYKLNGGITYKGGSGLQVGVTAKYVPSFDWSAGIFQGRVLAYTVVNLAARYALSQNITLGLDVSNLLDREHYEIFGGSLLKRRAIGTVTITL
- the gyrA gene encoding DNA gyrase subunit A; its protein translation is MANGNEKIVPVDIEEEMKGSYIDYAMSVIVARALPDVRDGLKPVHRRVLFGMQELGLASNRAYKKSARIVGEVLGKYHPHGDSAVYDTMVRMAQDFSLRYPLVDGQGNFGSVDGDSPAAMRYTEVRLSRIAEEMLRDLDKNTVDFVPNFDDSLKEPTVLPALIPNLLVNGTSGIAVGMTTNIPPHNLTEVVDGCVAIIDNPELTDEKLLKIIKAPDFPTGGIIYGYEGVKQAYKTGRGRIIVRAKANIETGRADRQSIVVTEIPYQVNKSGLISKIAELVRDKKIEDISDIRDESDRDGLRVVIELKRDANAPVVLNNLYKHTQMQTTFGIIMLALVGGRPVELKLREMIDHFIKHRNDIIVRRAKYELSEAEKRAHILEGYIIALDNIDEIIKLIKKSKDVPTAQEGLMKRFKLSEIQSKAILDMRLQRLTGLERKKIEDEYKETIKLIERLKAILASKKLQMQMIKDELLEIKKKYGDERRTEIVYKAEEFSVEDMIAEENVVITISHGGFIKRVPVSGYRRQGRGGRGVTGATTKEDDFIEHMFVASTHNYILFFTDKGRCYWLKVHEIPEAGRASRGKSIVNLIAKQVGENIAAIVPVQEFDEKHFVAMVTGNGVIKKTALSEFGNVRRTGITAISMRKDDIVKDVKLTDGTMDIIVGTHNGMAVRFPETEARPMGRSASGVRAITLGKGDKVIGAVAISRRKTSILVVAEHGFGKRSELDEYRVSHRGIKGVLTLRVTDKTGKLVGIKEVLENDDIVVVTSKGVVIRQPAKEIRMAGRITQGVRLIRLEAGDQVGDLAVVPSEEEKEEPKETPAAGPGKAEAVKTETGEKPQESLFESGGPAGEKPKKETAGGKPAKGPAAKRKGDKKPEKKGKKK
- the hutH gene encoding histidine ammonia-lyase, which codes for MRPLVLDGNSLTVEDVYRCSRDVSRISYSESSKRRMRASRELVEDWVRRGESIYGVTTGFGELSNVRISADHLEELQTNLIVSHAAGAGEPLPYEVVRAMTILRLNALAKGYSGIRLETMDFFRKVFNAGIIPIIPSKGSVGSSGDLAPLAHLVLTLLGQGRVWYKNAVMDSGLALRKLGLKPLRLGAKEGLALVNGTQMMAAYGVHLVHEARSLCKIADIAGAMSVEALKGTDTAFDPRIHALRPYKGQAASAANLRRLMKHSAIRESHRHDDPRVQDAYSIRCMPQVHGASRDAIRYVYDVVSIEINSATDNPLIFPRGKTHLEGGNFHGQPLALALDFLAIALAELASISERRIERMVNGSLSGLPRFLSENGGLHSGLMIAQYTAASMVSENKVLAHPASVDSIPTSANQEDHNSMGSISAHKAWQVLRNTETVLAIELMVAAQGIDFSRIHPDSGRKMAAGKGVEAAHRVLRSRIKHLGRDRVLHDDIQSALKLVKDGIVLKAVEKEVGELII
- the gyrB gene encoding DNA topoisomerase (ATP-hydrolyzing) subunit B, translating into MRKVVEEEKKVKGKAASEAPAGKGRTNGEYTADDITVLKGLEPVRQRPAMYIGDISVRGLHHLVYEVVDNSIDEALAGYAHTISVSVNKDGSVTVIDDGRGIPTDIHPEEKRSALEVVMTVLHAGGKFDKNTYKVSGGLHGVGVSVVNALSEWLEAEIYRDGKIWYQKYARGKPQGAVKVTGKTDAKKTGTKISFLPDNQIFKNRTFKFETIAERLRELAFLNPSVRLGIVDLRDGEEREESFHFKGGIIEFVQYIDATRPPIMKKTVYMKGQDKDEAGRIVEAEIAFQYNDQYNENVFTYVNNINTLEGGTHLIGFRTALTRTLNSYASKNNLVKENSVQLTGDDFREGLTAVLSVKVPEPQFEGQTKTKLGNSEIRGIVETIVSVQLAIWLDENPGDARRLIDKCLRAAEAREAARKARDLTRRKSALESSSLPGKLADCSIDDPEHCELYIVEGDSAGGSAKQGRDRRFQAILPIKGKILNVEKARLHKILENEEIRCIFTAIGAGVGEDFDPAKIRYGKIIIMCDADVDGSHIRTLLLTLFFRYMKQIIELGHVYIAQPPLYKVKKGKQELYAFDEDEREEILKRFKADKKKNGDKPEPPGQEEETVETVSEEGAVLQTSGITISRFKGLGEMNPEQLWSTTMNPDTRTVLQVSIENAADADRTFSILMGDEVEPRRAFIEKNAKYVRNLDV